One genomic window of Paenibacillus xylanilyticus includes the following:
- the floA gene encoding flotillin-like protein FloA (flotillin-like protein involved in membrane lipid rafts) translates to MEPTLITVLLVAVVAIIVLSVFFSFFPVMLWISAIASGVRIGIITLVAMRLRRVTPSRIVNPLIKATKAGLGLTINQLESHFLAGGNVDRVVNALIAAQRANIPLEFERAAAIDLAGRDVLQAVQMSVNPRVIETPIVSAVAKDGIEVKVRARVTVRANIDRLVGGAGEETIIARVGEGIVSTNGSSNSHKDVLENPDLISRTVLSKGLDAGTAFEILSIDIADVDVGKNIGAFLQTEQAEADKRIAQAKAEERRAMAVAQEQEMKARVVEMRARVVESESQVPLAMSEALRSGKIGVMDYMNLKNIEADTQMRNTLGKPGDNSNNDQGDSKNGR, encoded by the coding sequence ATGGAACCAACCTTGATTACGGTTTTGCTCGTTGCGGTAGTAGCCATTATCGTATTGAGCGTATTCTTCAGCTTTTTCCCGGTCATGCTCTGGATCTCGGCCATTGCATCCGGTGTACGTATCGGAATTATTACGCTGGTAGCCATGAGATTGAGACGTGTAACGCCAAGTCGTATCGTCAATCCTTTGATCAAAGCAACCAAGGCAGGACTTGGATTAACCATTAACCAGCTGGAGAGTCACTTCCTTGCCGGTGGTAATGTAGACCGTGTAGTCAACGCTTTGATCGCCGCACAGCGTGCCAACATTCCGCTCGAATTCGAACGTGCTGCAGCAATCGACCTTGCTGGTCGTGATGTATTGCAAGCCGTACAGATGAGTGTTAACCCGCGTGTTATTGAAACGCCAATTGTATCTGCGGTAGCAAAAGATGGTATTGAAGTTAAAGTTAGAGCACGGGTTACAGTTCGTGCGAACATTGATCGCCTCGTGGGTGGTGCTGGTGAAGAAACGATTATCGCCCGTGTTGGTGAGGGTATCGTAAGTACGAACGGTTCCTCCAATTCTCACAAAGACGTCCTGGAAAATCCGGATCTGATCTCCCGTACCGTATTGTCCAAGGGTCTAGATGCAGGTACAGCTTTTGAAATTCTGTCCATTGATATCGCGGATGTGGATGTAGGTAAAAACATTGGTGCCTTCTTGCAAACTGAACAGGCAGAAGCCGACAAACGAATCGCTCAGGCAAAAGCGGAAGAACGTCGTGCAATGGCCGTAGCCCAAGAGCAAGAGATGAAAGCGCGCGTAGTTGAAATGAGAGCCCGGGTGGTTGAATCCGAATCCCAAGTGCCTTTGGCGATGTCCGAAGCGCTTCGTAGCGGTAAAATCGGGGTTATGGACTACATGAACCTGAAAAATATTGAGGCTGACACTCAAATGCGCAACACATTGGGAAAACCTGGTGACAATTCAAACAACGATCAGGGTGACTCCAAAAACGGAAGATAG